A section of the Solea solea chromosome 17, fSolSol10.1, whole genome shotgun sequence genome encodes:
- the sox7 gene encoding transcription factor SOX-7, which yields MAALISAYSSWPESFECPPGDVDVTDVHGPHRNPADKTPEPRIRRPMNAFMVWAKDERKRLAVQNPDLHNAELSKMLGKSWKALTPTQKRPYVEEAERLRVQHMQDYPNYKYRPRRKKQLKRICKRVDPAFLLSGLAPDQNTLPEQRVLCHPPDKDETSPNCVNGGFSSPSPALPSVRSFRDPAGSNSSFDTYPYGLPTPPEMSPLDAMDHEHVPPSYYSASGSSCPDEHHQNQTHIGSPPPYHTDYTQIHCGGTHIAHISHMSQTGGGTGLIPGPPLSYYSTSSFPQIHHGLHQVHMGQLSPPPETHGHLETLDQLSQAELLGEVDRNEFDQYLNSTGAGYHPEQGGGGGGGMTVTGHIQVASAATVSATVCPSSSTETSLISVLADATAAYYNNYGIS from the exons ATGGCAGCCCTCATCAGCGCGTACTCGTCGTGGCCGGAGTCCTTCGAGTGTCCTCCCGGAGACGTGGACGTGACCGACGTTCACGGTCCGCACAGGAACCCCGCGGACAAGACGCCGGAGCCGCGGATCAGGCGGCCAATGAACGCGTTCATGGTCTGGGCCAAAGATGAGCGCAAACGGCTGGCGGTGCAAAATCCGGACCTGCACAACGCAGAGCTCAGCAAAATGTTGG ggaAATCATGGAAGGCCTTGACTCCCACGCAGAAGAGGCCCTACGTGGAGGAAGCAGAGAGGCTCCGGGTTCAGCACATGCAGGACTACCCTAACTACAAGTATCGGCCTCGCCGGAAGAAGCAGCTGAAACGCATCTGCAAGCGAGTGGACCCCGCCTTCCTCCTGAGTGGACTGGCGCCTGACCAGAACACGCTGCCTGAGCAGCGAGTCCTCTGTCACCCCCCTGACAAAGACGAGACCAGCCCTAATTGTGTCAACGGCGGGTTTTCCAGTCCCAGCCCGGCTCTGCCCAGCGTCAGAAGCTTCAGAGACCCTGCGGGTTCCAACAGCAGCTTCGACACCTACCCCTACGGTCTGCCCACTCCTCCTGAGATGTCCCCCTTAGATGCCATGGACCACGAGCACGTACCCCCCTCCTACTACTCAGCGTCTGGCAGCTCCTGTCCAGACGAGCACCATCAGAACCAGACACACATTGGCAGCCCGCCCCCTTACCACACTGACTACACCCAAATCCACTGTGGAGGCACACACATAGCTCACATCTCTCACATGTCCCAAACTGGAGGCGGCACTGGACTGATCCCCGGCCCTCCGCTGTCATACTACAGTACCTCGTCCTTCCCCCAGATTCACCACGGGCTTCACCAGGTTCATATGGGTCAGCTGTCCCCCCCACCAGAGACACACGGCCACCTGGAGACTCTAGACCAGCTGAGCCAGGCTGAGCTGCTGGGAGAGGTGGACCGCAATGAGTTTGACCAGTACCTGAACTCTACAGGGGCCGGGTACCACCCGGAGCagggcggcggcggcggtggcggcaTGACTGTGACTGGACACAtccaggtggcttcagccgccACAGTGTCTGCCACCGTGTGTCCCAGTAGCAGCACAGAAACCAGCCTCATTTCTGTGCTGGCCGACGCGACAGCGGCCTACTACAACAACTACGGCATCTCATAA
- the pinx1 gene encoding PIN2/TERF1-interacting telomerase inhibitor 1 has protein sequence MSMLAEPRRKQKWSVDPRNSAWSKDESKFGQKMLERMGWSKGKGLGRTEQGSTDHIKVKLKNNSYGLGANTSHEDKWIAHQDDFNELLAQLNNCHGQNNSNDPPPDEQKGFSLEEKSKTSKKRVHYMKFTKGKDLSSRSETDLNCIFGKRAKSVKEQEQESSGSDSPCEPEESVTLAASELDTESITKTVTSVLTMQEYFAQRMAQLKKGRGQAQSQTSTEETETNELSGPSEESSSIYTSNKDMEKPKKKKKKKKNRATDESEVVEENSSTPIVVEVIENQEHDGSKKKKKKNKRKLEENEVAVDKTCSSTSGVEQNCEALPPSKKKKLKKQQKQENREEVNDIDDGPAEEVVVVKKSKKKKKKKHQE, from the exons atgtccatgcTTGCTGAGC CCCGGAGGAAGCAGAAGTGGTCTGTTGACCCCAGGAACAGCGCCTGGAGTAAGGATGAATCCAAATTTGGCCAGAAGATGCTGGAGCGAATGGGCTGGTCCAAGGGCAAG GGCCTGGGCAGGACTGAGCAAGGCTCCACTGATCATATCAAAGtaaaattgaaaaacaacagCTATGGGCTTGGAGCCAATACCAGCCATGAA gacAAATGGATTGCCCACCAAGATGACTTCAATGAGCTACTTGCTCAGCTGAACAACTGCCATGGTCAAAACAACAGCAAcg ATCCTCCACCAGATGAGCAGAAAGGCTTCAGCTTGGAAGAAAAATCCAAGACCTCCAAAAAGAGGGTCCATTACATGAAATTTACAAAAG gAAAGGACCTGTCCTCCCGTAGTGAAACAGACCTTAACTGTATCTTTGGAAAGAGAgcaaaatctgtcaaagaacAAGAGCAG gAGAGCAGCGGCAGTGATTCTCCGTGTGAGCCGGAGGAGAGCGTGACTCTTGCTGCTTCTGAACTGGACACAGAGTCCATCACCAAGACTGTGACAAGTGTCCTCACGATGCAGGAGTATTTCGCGCAGCGAATGGCCCAACTGAAAAAAGGTCGGGGACAGGCACAGAGTCAGACAtccacagaggagacagagaccaaTGAGTTGTCGGGTCCATCTGAGGAATCCAGTTCCATCTACACTAGCAACAAGGATATGGAGAagcccaagaagaagaagaagaagaagaagaacagggcTACAGATGAGTCTGAAGTGGTGGAAGAGAACTCGAGTACTCCCATTGTTGTGGAAGTTATTGAGAACCAGGAGCACGACGgttcaaagaaaaagaagaagaagaacaagaggaAATTGGAGGAAAATGAAGTTGCTGTAGACAAAACCTGCAGCTCCACCTCTGGTGTGGAGCAGAACTGTGAGGCGCTTCCTCcttccaaaaagaaaaagcttaaaaagcaacagaaacaggaaaacagagaggaggTGAATGATATTGACGATGGTCCAGCCGAGGAGGTGGTAGTTGTTAAGAAatccaaaaagaagaagaagaagaaacatcaaGAATAG